In the genome of Taurinivorans muris, one region contains:
- the rplL gene encoding 50S ribosomal protein L7/L12: MSVTKEQVVDFIANMTVLELSEFIKELEEKFGVSAAAPAAAMVMAPAAGGAAAPAEEEKTEFDIILKDAGANKIGVIKVVRALTGLGLKEAKDKVDGTPATLKEAVSKEEAEEAKKQLTEAGATVEIK, encoded by the coding sequence ATGTCTGTAACTAAAGAACAAGTTGTTGATTTTATTGCTAATATGACTGTACTTGAACTTTCTGAGTTCATCAAAGAATTGGAAGAAAAATTCGGCGTTTCCGCTGCTGCTCCTGCTGCTGCAATGGTAATGGCTCCTGCTGCCGGCGGTGCTGCTGCTCCTGCTGAAGAAGAAAAAACAGAATTCGACATCATCTTGAAAGATGCCGGCGCTAACAAAATCGGCGTTATCAAAGTTGTTCGTGCTCTTACCGGTCTCGGACTTAAAGAAGCAAAAGACAAAGTTGACGGAACTCCCGCAACTCTTAAAGAAGCAGTTTCCAAAGAAGAAGCTGAAGAAGCTAAGAAACAACTCACCGAAGCCGGTGCGACTGTTGAAATTAAGTAA
- the tuf gene encoding elongation factor Tu has product MGKEKFTRTKPHVNIGTIGHIDHGKTTLTAAITKVAGLKGNGQFIDYNSIDKAPEEKERGITIATSHVEYETEKRHYAHVDCPGHADYIKNMITGAAQMDAAIIVVAATDGPMPQTKEHILLARQVGVPYLIVFMNKCDQVDDEELLELVEMEMRELLTANGFPGDDIPVIRGSALNALNTDSADSAEAKCILDLLQACDDYIPDPQREVDKPFLMPIEDVFSISGRGTVVTGRVEKGVIKVGDAVEIVGIKPTMTSTCTGVEMFRKLLDQGEAGDNVGVLLRGVKREEVERGQVLAAPKSITPHKKFKAEVYVLSKEEGGRHTPFFTGYRPQFYFRTTDITGSIALAEGVEMVMPGDNSTFTVELIHPIAMEQGLRFAIREGGRTVGSGVVTEILE; this is encoded by the coding sequence ATGGGTAAGGAAAAATTTACACGTACCAAACCTCACGTTAACATTGGTACTATCGGTCACATTGACCACGGTAAAACTACTTTAACAGCTGCTATCACCAAAGTTGCTGGTCTTAAAGGTAATGGTCAATTCATTGACTACAACAGTATCGACAAAGCTCCGGAAGAAAAAGAACGCGGTATCACCATCGCTACTTCTCACGTTGAATACGAAACTGAAAAACGTCACTATGCTCACGTTGACTGCCCGGGTCACGCCGACTACATCAAAAACATGATCACAGGCGCCGCTCAAATGGACGCTGCAATCATCGTTGTTGCCGCAACCGACGGTCCTATGCCTCAAACAAAAGAACACATCCTTCTTGCCCGCCAAGTCGGTGTTCCTTATCTTATCGTATTCATGAACAAATGCGACCAAGTTGACGACGAAGAACTTCTCGAACTCGTTGAAATGGAAATGCGCGAACTTCTTACAGCAAACGGTTTCCCGGGAGACGATATTCCTGTAATCAGAGGTTCCGCTCTTAACGCTCTCAATACCGACAGCGCTGACAGCGCAGAAGCTAAATGCATTCTCGATCTTCTTCAGGCTTGCGATGATTATATTCCTGATCCGCAACGTGAAGTTGATAAACCATTCCTCATGCCTATTGAAGACGTTTTCTCAATTTCAGGTCGTGGTACAGTTGTTACCGGCCGTGTTGAAAAAGGCGTTATCAAAGTTGGCGATGCAGTTGAAATCGTTGGTATTAAACCTACCATGACTTCCACCTGTACCGGTGTTGAAATGTTCCGTAAGCTTCTTGACCAAGGTGAAGCAGGCGATAACGTCGGTGTTCTCCTTCGTGGCGTAAAACGTGAAGAAGTTGAACGCGGTCAGGTTCTCGCTGCTCCAAAATCTATTACTCCTCACAAGAAGTTCAAAGCAGAAGTTTACGTTTTGAGCAAAGAAGAAGGCGGACGTCATACTCCATTCTTCACCGGCTATCGTCCACAATTCTATTTCCGTACCACTGACATCACCGGCTCTATCGCTCTTGCAGAAGGCGTGGAAATGGTTATGCCTGGTGATAACTCTACCTTCACCGTTGAACTTATCCACCCAATCGCTATGGAACAAGGCTTGCGTTTTGCTATCCGTGAAGGTGGACGTACTGTTGGTTCCGGTGTTGTTACTGAAATTTTGGAGTAA
- the nusG gene encoding transcription termination/antitermination protein NusG — translation MLHTYSGFEMRVEKQINELKRTAQDEGLIHQVLLPTEKVVEIGKDGQRRTVTRKLFPGYIMVQMTMTDFSWHLVQSIPKVTGFVGGKNRPAPMASDDVRRILSLVKEGQDNPGPKVKFEAGDDVRVLDGPFGGFNGTVEDVNHDKGKLRVSVSIFGRQTPVELDFSQVTKG, via the coding sequence ATGTTGCATACCTATTCCGGTTTTGAGATGAGAGTGGAAAAGCAAATCAACGAGCTGAAACGAACAGCTCAAGACGAAGGGCTTATCCATCAGGTTCTTTTGCCGACTGAAAAAGTTGTTGAAATCGGCAAGGACGGACAAAGAAGAACCGTAACCCGCAAACTTTTTCCGGGTTATATCATGGTCCAAATGACCATGACCGATTTTTCATGGCATCTTGTTCAAAGCATACCGAAAGTAACCGGATTTGTCGGCGGCAAAAACCGTCCCGCTCCCATGGCGAGCGACGATGTCCGCCGTATTCTTTCCTTGGTGAAGGAAGGACAGGATAATCCGGGACCAAAAGTGAAATTTGAAGCGGGCGATGACGTTCGCGTGCTTGACGGACCTTTTGGCGGATTTAATGGTACTGTGGAAGATGTGAACCATGATAAAGGCAAACTTAGAGTTTCAGTATCTATTTTTGGGCGTCAAACTCCTGTCGAACTTGATTTTTCTCAAGTCACGAAGGGATAA
- a CDS encoding IS1595 family transposase: MKFNRLSKYKIRKIINCFSMDLTATATSELLKLNRKTVNNYFTEFRELILEDSIQKHQKELGIFELDESYFGAKRVRGKRGRGAAGKTPVFGVLKREGKVFVSIVPRCSREELLPIIQGKILEGSTIHTDGWKAYDGLILNGYTYYRVFHHENEFVREKSHVNGIESFWSFAKRRLAKFNGLTDEKFILHLKECECRFNLRNENFAVFMEQLYFKNKK; encoded by the coding sequence ATGAAATTCAATAGATTAAGTAAGTATAAAATTAGAAAAATTATTAACTGTTTTTCAATGGATTTAACTGCCACTGCAACAAGTGAATTATTAAAGTTAAATCGTAAAACTGTTAACAATTATTTTACGGAATTTCGTGAGTTAATTCTTGAAGACAGCATTCAAAAACATCAAAAGGAGCTTGGAATATTTGAACTTGACGAAAGCTATTTCGGAGCCAAAAGAGTGAGAGGTAAGCGAGGACGCGGAGCTGCCGGCAAGACTCCTGTTTTTGGGGTCTTAAAGCGTGAGGGAAAAGTTTTTGTCAGCATAGTTCCAAGATGTTCAAGGGAAGAGTTATTGCCCATAATACAAGGAAAAATCCTTGAAGGCTCAACTATCCATACAGACGGCTGGAAAGCCTATGACGGTCTTATTTTGAATGGTTATACCTATTACAGGGTATTCCACCATGAAAACGAATTTGTGCGGGAAAAATCGCATGTGAACGGCATAGAAAGCTTCTGGAGCTTTGCTAAAAGACGGTTGGCGAAATTCAATGGTCTGACGGATGAAAAATTTATATTGCATTTAAAAGAATGTGAATGTAGATTTAACCTCAGAAATGAAAATTTTGCTGTTTTTATGGAACAACTTTACTTCAAAAATAAAAAGTGA
- a CDS encoding permease, with translation MESIKIIWDFFQKEILGMHWLNRLLGDMLNGVGLDVRERIGGSLQFFLYDTVKIFFLLCLLIFLISYIQSYFPPERTKRILGRFQGVTANILAALLGTVTPFCSCSSIPLFIGFTRAKLPLGVTFSFLISSPMVDLGSLVLLMSIFGWKIALAYVFLGLVIAVIGGTVIEKIRLEEYVEDFVRNGSSVDGMERELYFGDRVRYARGQVAFIVKKVAPYILIGVGIGAFIHNWIPENIIVGLLGDDNPFGVILATFAGVPIYADIFGAIPIAEALLAKGAQLGVVLSFLMGVTTLSLPSLVMLRKAVKPELLGIFIGICVVGIILIGYFFNAVHFLLI, from the coding sequence ATGGAATCAATAAAAATTATCTGGGATTTTTTTCAAAAGGAAATACTGGGCATGCATTGGCTCAATCGCTTGCTTGGGGATATGCTGAATGGTGTTGGTTTGGATGTTCGTGAGAGGATTGGGGGGAGTCTGCAATTTTTTCTCTATGACACGGTAAAAATTTTCTTTTTGCTTTGTTTGCTCATTTTTCTTATTTCTTATATTCAAAGTTATTTTCCTCCCGAACGGACAAAAAGAATTTTGGGAAGATTTCAGGGCGTTACTGCCAATATCTTGGCTGCCTTGCTTGGCACGGTGACGCCTTTTTGTTCTTGTTCGTCCATTCCGCTTTTTATTGGTTTTACAAGGGCTAAGCTGCCCTTGGGCGTAACGTTTTCTTTTCTGATTTCTTCGCCCATGGTCGATTTGGGGTCGCTTGTCTTATTAATGAGCATTTTTGGTTGGAAAATCGCTCTTGCGTATGTTTTTTTGGGTTTGGTTATTGCAGTTATCGGCGGAACTGTGATTGAAAAAATACGGCTTGAAGAGTATGTGGAAGATTTTGTGCGCAACGGAAGCTCCGTTGACGGCATGGAACGGGAATTGTATTTTGGGGATCGCGTGCGGTATGCCCGTGGTCAGGTTGCATTCATTGTGAAAAAAGTTGCGCCATATATTCTAATCGGGGTTGGTATCGGGGCTTTTATCCATAACTGGATACCTGAAAACATTATCGTGGGGCTTCTTGGTGATGATAACCCGTTCGGGGTTATTCTTGCCACGTTTGCAGGGGTTCCCATTTATGCGGACATTTTTGGGGCGATTCCCATTGCGGAAGCATTGCTTGCCAAAGGGGCGCAGCTTGGCGTTGTCCTTTCGTTCCTAATGGGCGTGACAACGTTGTCGCTTCCTTCTCTTGTGATGCTCCGTAAGGCGGTTAAGCCTGAATTGCTTGGTATTTTTATCGGAATTTGCGTTGTCGGGATTATTCTTATAGGATATTTTTTCAATGCAGTACATTTTTTACTGATATGA
- a CDS encoding metalloregulator ArsR/SmtB family transcription factor — protein MNNSDILNDKDIPVVFKAFCDENRIRILKLLLTGEKCACVLLENLHISQPTLSHHMKILCDSGVVSMRKEGKWAHYSLSPDGIGYAIAVLEYLYKRNELSCNSAADDTCCVK, from the coding sequence ATGAATAATTCCGATATATTGAATGATAAGGACATACCTGTTGTGTTCAAAGCGTTCTGTGATGAAAACCGCATACGGATTTTAAAACTATTGCTCACGGGAGAAAAATGTGCGTGCGTACTTTTGGAAAATCTGCATATTTCGCAGCCGACGTTATCCCATCACATGAAAATTTTGTGTGATTCCGGAGTGGTGTCCATGCGGAAAGAGGGAAAATGGGCGCATTATTCTTTATCGCCTGACGGAATAGGCTATGCGATAGCTGTGTTGGAATATTTATATAAACGTAATGAATTGTCCTGCAATTCTGCAGCTGATGATACGTGCTGCGTGAAGTAA
- the rplJ gene encoding 50S ribosomal protein L10 — protein MNKSEKAAIIEQVRAKAADASIVVVTDFKGMSVEELTALRVKIRQAGGEYYVVKNTLARIALSDTTHAVISENFKENCAIALGFSDPVAVAKAVSDFAKDSKLFAIRCGSLEGKALSQADVDALAKMPSKEQLIAQALGTMNQVPTGLVSLMANMVRPLLYALKDLESKKAA, from the coding sequence GTGAATAAGTCAGAAAAAGCTGCGATTATAGAACAAGTCCGTGCAAAAGCTGCGGATGCTTCTATTGTTGTAGTTACTGATTTCAAGGGTATGAGTGTGGAAGAGCTGACCGCGTTAAGAGTAAAAATCCGTCAAGCCGGCGGTGAATATTATGTTGTAAAAAACACTCTTGCACGTATTGCTTTATCTGACACTACGCATGCAGTAATCTCTGAAAATTTCAAAGAAAACTGCGCCATTGCTCTTGGATTCAGTGACCCTGTGGCTGTTGCCAAAGCGGTTAGTGACTTTGCTAAAGACAGTAAGTTGTTTGCAATCCGTTGCGGTAGCTTAGAAGGAAAAGCATTATCTCAGGCTGATGTTGATGCTCTCGCTAAGATGCCAAGCAAGGAACAGCTTATTGCACAAGCTCTTGGCACTATGAACCAAGTACCAACCGGTTTGGTATCTCTCATGGCCAATATGGTCCGTCCGCTTCTTTATGCGCTTAAAGACCTTGAGTCCAAGAAAGCTGCATAA
- the alaS gene encoding alanine--tRNA ligase, with amino-acid sequence MLTAQEIREKFLAYFEKNSHKRINSSSLIPHNDPSLLFCNAGMVQFKNVFLGQENIGTKRATTAQKCLRVSGKHNDLENVGRTARHHTFFEMLGNFSFGDYFKKDAMNFAWKFVTEELSLPKDRLYVTVYIDDDEAFNLWRDEVGVDADRIFRIPGKDNFWSMGDTGPCGPCSEIFIDQGEDMTCGDNCGIGKCDCDRFLEIWNLVFMQYNQKADGTREPLAHPCIDTGMGLERIAAVCQNKRSNFDCDLFQDIIQFTANDAGVAYSNSLPDTNDVDTALRVIADHSRAAAFLIADGVLPSNEGRGYVLRRLIRRALRFGTLIGLNKTAFMYRTVGKVIEIMGKAYPELVKSQDFILKAVHEEEDRFRLTLDKGLLLLEEEIQTLKTQKKTVIAGGVAFKLYDTYGFPLDIVDDIARKHNFSIDVDGYNNEMKRQKERARAAWKGSGEKDLATRFKTVLTENVQSRFVGYETLHAESKILCILDENAQKTEKLAEGKRGYVITEKTPFYGAGGGQIGDTGCISTGTSQIRVDDTLKIQQTIIHEVAAEQGNLCTGETVVLQVNDKNRQATARNHTCTHLLHSALKAVLGEHVNQAGSMVNAERLRFDFNHISPMTEEEIALVECKVNQMIMGAYPVIAEEMSQKEAQEKGAVALFGEKYGNTVRVLSVGNGKETVSMELCGGTHLSNTGEAGLFLIVSESGVAAGTRRIEAVTGWNAIRQVKALREESKALCHELKAKQGEILPRVDALQKEIKSLRKELDKANASASGDIMNAVQEINGIKILSQKVPSMSVKALRDLMDDVRSKLPSGVALLAMEDGGKASLILYVSKDLHAKYTAPSLIKEIAACIDGSGGGRPDVAQAGGTKPQGINDALEKIKTLL; translated from the coding sequence ATGCTGACAGCTCAAGAAATACGTGAAAAATTTTTAGCTTATTTTGAAAAAAACAGCCACAAGAGAATAAACTCTTCTTCTCTCATCCCTCACAACGACCCCAGTTTGCTTTTCTGCAACGCGGGAATGGTGCAATTTAAAAATGTTTTTCTCGGACAGGAAAATATCGGAACAAAACGCGCCACCACCGCCCAAAAATGCCTGCGTGTGAGCGGAAAGCACAACGACTTGGAAAATGTCGGGCGCACAGCCCGCCACCATACTTTTTTTGAAATGCTCGGCAACTTCTCTTTCGGCGATTATTTCAAAAAAGACGCAATGAACTTTGCTTGGAAATTTGTCACGGAAGAATTGAGTCTTCCCAAAGACCGCCTCTATGTTACCGTTTACATTGATGACGATGAGGCATTCAATTTATGGCGGGACGAAGTAGGCGTTGATGCTGACAGAATTTTCAGAATACCTGGAAAAGATAATTTTTGGAGCATGGGCGACACCGGTCCCTGCGGTCCCTGTTCTGAAATTTTCATTGACCAAGGCGAAGACATGACTTGCGGTGACAACTGCGGCATCGGAAAATGCGATTGCGACCGTTTTTTGGAAATTTGGAACCTGGTTTTCATGCAATATAACCAAAAAGCGGACGGAACCCGTGAACCCCTCGCCCACCCTTGCATCGACACCGGCATGGGCTTGGAACGCATTGCGGCTGTCTGCCAAAATAAACGCTCCAATTTCGACTGCGATCTTTTTCAGGATATTATCCAATTCACAGCGAACGATGCGGGCGTTGCTTACAGCAACAGCCTGCCTGACACCAACGATGTGGACACTGCCCTGCGGGTTATTGCGGACCACAGCCGTGCAGCCGCCTTTTTGATTGCAGACGGCGTTCTTCCTTCCAATGAAGGGCGGGGCTATGTTTTGCGCCGTTTAATCCGCCGAGCTTTGCGCTTCGGCACCCTTATCGGCTTGAACAAAACGGCGTTCATGTACAGAACCGTCGGAAAAGTCATTGAAATTATGGGCAAGGCCTATCCGGAGCTTGTGAAGAGCCAAGATTTTATTCTCAAAGCCGTACATGAAGAAGAAGACCGCTTCCGCCTTACCCTCGATAAGGGCTTACTCCTTTTGGAAGAAGAAATCCAAACCCTGAAAACGCAAAAGAAAACAGTCATCGCGGGCGGCGTTGCTTTCAAATTATACGATACGTATGGTTTTCCTCTTGATATTGTTGACGACATCGCCAGAAAACACAATTTCAGCATTGATGTTGACGGTTACAACAATGAAATGAAACGGCAAAAAGAACGGGCAAGAGCGGCATGGAAAGGTTCCGGCGAAAAGGATTTGGCCACACGCTTTAAAACGGTCCTGACGGAAAACGTTCAATCACGGTTTGTCGGGTATGAAACCCTGCATGCTGAAAGCAAAATTTTATGCATTTTGGACGAAAACGCCCAAAAAACGGAAAAACTCGCAGAGGGCAAACGCGGTTATGTCATCACGGAAAAAACTCCTTTCTACGGTGCAGGCGGCGGACAAATCGGTGATACGGGCTGTATCAGCACCGGAACATCACAAATCAGGGTTGACGACACCCTGAAAATTCAACAAACCATCATACATGAAGTTGCTGCGGAACAAGGAAATCTCTGTACAGGCGAAACTGTCGTGCTCCAAGTGAACGATAAAAACAGGCAAGCAACGGCAAGAAACCACACCTGCACGCACTTGCTGCATTCCGCCCTGAAAGCAGTTTTAGGCGAACACGTCAACCAAGCCGGGTCCATGGTGAACGCCGAACGCCTGCGTTTTGACTTCAACCATATTTCCCCCATGACAGAAGAGGAAATCGCCTTGGTTGAATGCAAAGTCAATCAAATGATTATGGGAGCATATCCTGTTATCGCCGAAGAAATGAGCCAAAAAGAAGCCCAGGAAAAAGGCGCTGTCGCCCTTTTCGGTGAAAAATACGGAAACACCGTGCGCGTGCTTAGCGTTGGCAATGGAAAAGAAACGGTTTCCATGGAACTTTGCGGAGGAACACATTTATCCAATACAGGCGAAGCAGGGTTGTTCTTAATCGTATCCGAATCCGGTGTGGCTGCCGGCACCCGCCGTATTGAAGCTGTCACGGGCTGGAACGCCATCCGCCAAGTAAAAGCCCTGCGTGAAGAAAGCAAAGCTCTTTGCCATGAACTCAAAGCAAAACAAGGGGAAATCCTTCCTCGTGTCGACGCTTTGCAAAAAGAAATCAAAAGCTTACGCAAAGAACTTGATAAAGCCAATGCCTCAGCCAGCGGCGATATCATGAATGCTGTGCAAGAAATAAACGGCATCAAAATCCTGAGCCAAAAAGTTCCGAGCATGAGCGTGAAAGCGTTGCGTGATTTAATGGATGATGTCCGCTCCAAACTGCCAAGCGGTGTGGCTCTTCTTGCTATGGAAGACGGCGGCAAAGCGTCCCTTATTCTTTATGTGTCAAAAGATTTGCATGCGAAATACACAGCGCCAAGCTTGATTAAAGAAATTGCCGCATGTATTGACGGTTCCGGCGGAGGACGTCCCGATGTAGCCCAAGCGGGCGGAACAAAACCTCAAGGCATCAATGACGCCTTGGAAAAAATCAAGACATTACTTTAA
- the rplK gene encoding 50S ribosomal protein L11, translating into MAKKEVGKIKLQIPAGAANPSPPVGPALGQHGVNIMGFCKEFNARTQDQKGMIIPVIITVYADRSFTFITKTPPAPVLLLKAAKTEKGSGEPNRKKVGSVTKAQVEEIAKVKMPDLNCKDLEGAIKNIEGTARSMGLEIKG; encoded by the coding sequence ATGGCCAAGAAAGAAGTAGGCAAAATCAAATTGCAAATCCCAGCCGGAGCTGCTAACCCATCTCCTCCTGTTGGTCCTGCTTTAGGTCAACACGGTGTTAATATCATGGGCTTTTGTAAAGAGTTCAATGCTCGCACACAAGATCAAAAAGGAATGATTATTCCTGTAATTATCACTGTTTATGCTGATCGCTCTTTTACTTTTATCACCAAAACCCCGCCTGCTCCGGTATTGCTTTTAAAAGCTGCCAAAACAGAAAAAGGTTCCGGTGAGCCAAACCGTAAAAAAGTCGGTTCAGTAACTAAAGCTCAGGTTGAAGAAATTGCAAAAGTTAAAATGCCTGACCTCAACTGCAAAGACCTTGAAGGTGCTATTAAAAACATTGAAGGCACAGCACGTTCAATGGGACTTGAAATAAAAGGTTAA
- a CDS encoding thioredoxin family protein, whose amino-acid sequence MFFFGKKNKAVDNSANNSAGSGNELAKGGNVTVSSIKVLGAGCSSCHTQFENAKQAVQNMGLVVEVDYVTDLQKIMEYGVLSTPAIVIDENVVAMGNILSPADIEKLLQK is encoded by the coding sequence ATGTTCTTTTTTGGAAAGAAAAACAAAGCTGTTGATAATTCCGCAAATAATTCTGCGGGCAGCGGAAACGAACTTGCAAAGGGCGGCAATGTAACAGTAAGCAGTATCAAAGTATTGGGCGCCGGTTGTTCTTCATGTCATACGCAATTTGAAAATGCCAAACAAGCTGTGCAGAATATGGGGCTTGTCGTGGAAGTCGACTATGTGACGGATTTACAAAAAATCATGGAATATGGCGTGCTGAGCACTCCCGCCATTGTGATTGATGAAAACGTGGTCGCCATGGGAAATATCCTAAGCCCTGCCGATATTGAAAAACTTTTACAAAAGTGA
- a CDS encoding FliM/FliN family flagellar motor switch protein, whose product MLKIFIPFFDEQIDGIKFADNYLLAVFEGGSLNAVRFEKWERMVPDGEKNMEQEEKKIKAEQETQEKDEASISLDTLPVTVRFELEQRMLTVAEIRALRSGYTFALSKNLDEAVNLVANGKKIASGKIVDINGMLGVQLMSINKD is encoded by the coding sequence ATGTTGAAAATTTTCATTCCGTTTTTCGATGAACAGATTGATGGTATAAAATTTGCTGACAACTATTTGCTTGCCGTTTTTGAAGGCGGTTCATTAAACGCGGTTCGTTTTGAAAAATGGGAACGAATGGTACCTGACGGGGAAAAGAATATGGAACAGGAAGAAAAGAAAATAAAAGCAGAGCAAGAAACGCAGGAAAAGGACGAAGCTTCGATTTCTTTGGATACGCTTCCCGTTACGGTTCGGTTTGAATTGGAGCAAAGAATGCTGACTGTGGCTGAAATACGGGCATTACGTTCAGGGTATACGTTCGCTTTGTCAAAAAATCTCGATGAGGCGGTGAATTTAGTCGCCAACGGCAAGAAAATAGCTTCCGGAAAAATTGTGGATATCAATGGCATGCTCGGTGTGCAGCTCATGTCAATAAATAAAGATTAG
- the rplA gene encoding 50S ribosomal protein L1, giving the protein MPKHGKKYRKSVEGVDLASLFTVEEAVQKSLAASYAKFDETVDVALNLGVDPKYSDQMVRGAVSLPHGLGKTVRVAVFCKGDKQAEAKAAGADIVGAEDLVDSIKAGNLDFDAAVATPDVMALVGQVGRQLGPRGLMPNAKTGTVTFDVAKAVEELKAGKVDFKVDKAGVLHAPLGKVSFGAEKIQDNLKALLDAVQRLKPSAAKGTYMTKMAVSTTMGPGFKVDPTLIRKFMEN; this is encoded by the coding sequence ATGCCCAAACATGGAAAAAAATATCGTAAATCAGTAGAAGGAGTTGATTTGGCTTCTCTTTTTACTGTGGAAGAAGCAGTGCAAAAATCACTGGCTGCTTCCTATGCAAAATTTGATGAAACAGTTGACGTGGCTCTCAACTTAGGTGTTGACCCAAAATATTCCGACCAAATGGTTCGCGGTGCTGTTTCTCTTCCTCACGGTTTAGGTAAAACCGTACGTGTTGCCGTTTTCTGCAAAGGTGACAAACAAGCCGAAGCAAAGGCAGCAGGAGCTGATATCGTAGGTGCGGAAGATTTGGTTGACAGCATCAAAGCTGGCAACCTTGATTTTGACGCAGCCGTTGCAACTCCCGACGTAATGGCTTTGGTTGGTCAGGTGGGCCGTCAGCTCGGACCTCGCGGACTTATGCCAAACGCAAAAACCGGCACGGTTACTTTTGATGTTGCAAAAGCAGTTGAAGAATTGAAAGCGGGTAAGGTTGATTTTAAAGTTGACAAAGCCGGTGTTCTTCATGCTCCGCTCGGTAAAGTTTCTTTCGGTGCGGAAAAAATCCAAGATAACTTGAAAGCTCTTTTGGATGCAGTGCAGCGCTTGAAACCAAGTGCCGCAAAAGGTACCTACATGACAAAAATGGCTGTTTCAACCACTATGGGACCCGGTTTCAAGGTTGATCCAACCCTTATCAGAAAGTTCATGGAAAACTGA
- the rpmG gene encoding 50S ribosomal protein L33, translating into MRVNILLACTECKRRNYATVKNKKNTTGRLEVKKYCPWDKKHTLHRETK; encoded by the coding sequence ATGCGCGTTAATATTTTACTTGCTTGCACTGAGTGCAAGCGACGTAACTACGCGACGGTAAAAAACAAGAAGAATACTACTGGTCGTCTTGAAGTGAAAAAGTATTGTCCTTGGGATAAGAAACATACGCTTCACAGAGAAACCAAGTAG
- the secE gene encoding preprotein translocase subunit SecE: MSKDNAEVKNASQPANKAAEAQKSKQSKSSLSERFSAFKSYFLLSRTELRKVSWPTMKETRTTGLVVLGFVTVMALLLGLVDFLLSGAIRMILS; this comes from the coding sequence ATGAGCAAAGATAACGCAGAAGTAAAAAATGCTTCACAACCTGCCAATAAAGCAGCGGAAGCACAAAAATCAAAGCAAAGCAAAAGCAGTTTGTCAGAACGCTTTTCTGCTTTTAAAAGCTACTTCTTACTTTCTCGTACTGAGCTTCGTAAAGTAAGTTGGCCAACCATGAAAGAAACTCGTACAACCGGTTTGGTTGTATTAGGATTTGTTACCGTCATGGCGCTCCTTTTAGGTTTAGTGGATTTTCTCCTTTCTGGTGCTATTCGCATGATTTTGTCATAG